One part of the Persephonella sp. genome encodes these proteins:
- a CDS encoding protein-glutamate O-methyltransferase CheR translates to MEDIPSPKLKKLRDFLNMRFGIYIDDEKLDTIYKKKLKNLMEKSGYSDFSSFYMDIVFRRNSSVFQELINTVTVNETYFFREQHQFETLVKYVLPEIDQKKPQTEPINILSAPCSTGEEVYSIAIYLMEEGRLINKRDFMLLGIDIDTDAIKKAISGVYPERSLIKVPPIIRKKYFVKDGSSYKVADFLKKAVNFRVANVLDKYQMKRLGKFDVIFCRNLLIYFDEKSRREALSIFYSIMEKGGYLFLGHAERIPEDFTLFEKVKIGESYIYKKVEGQNG, encoded by the coding sequence ATGGAAGATATTCCGTCGCCGAAGTTAAAAAAATTAAGAGATTTTCTGAATATGAGGTTTGGGATTTATATAGATGATGAAAAATTAGACACAATTTATAAGAAAAAACTGAAAAACCTGATGGAAAAATCAGGTTATTCTGACTTTTCTTCATTTTATATGGATATAGTCTTCAGGAGAAACTCATCTGTTTTTCAGGAACTTATCAATACAGTAACAGTGAACGAAACTTACTTTTTCAGAGAACAGCATCAATTTGAAACTTTGGTAAAGTATGTTTTACCTGAAATTGATCAAAAAAAGCCTCAAACTGAACCGATAAACATACTAAGTGCCCCATGCTCAACAGGTGAAGAAGTTTATAGTATAGCCATTTATCTTATGGAAGAAGGCAGGTTGATAAATAAAAGGGACTTTATGCTTCTGGGAATTGATATTGACACCGATGCTATAAAAAAGGCAATATCCGGTGTGTATCCTGAGAGAAGTCTGATAAAAGTTCCTCCAATTATAAGGAAAAAATACTTTGTGAAAGATGGAAGTAGTTATAAAGTTGCTGATTTTCTCAAAAAGGCTGTAAATTTCAGGGTGGCTAATGTTCTTGATAAATACCAGATGAAAAGACTTGGAAAGTTTGATGTTATCTTTTGCAGAAATCTTCTTATCTATTTTGACGAAAAAAGTAGAAGAGAAGCCCTTTCTATATTCTACAGTATTATGGAAAAGGGAGGTTACCTGTTTTTAGGACATGCAGAGAGAATACCGGAAGATTTTACTCTTTTTGAAAAGGTGAAGATAGGGGAAAGTTATATATACAAAAAGGTAGAGGGTCAAAATGGATAG